In Candidatus Babeliales bacterium, the DNA window ATCATACATTGATTGCTGTACATCTGCTAAGGCTGTATCGAGATCAAAACAAACACTGGCTTTGAAAACAAGACATAACAATAAAAAGAACAATTGTTTCTTTTTCATAAAATATTTCCTTCCTATTATATTTTTTGTTATTACATAATAGCAGAAATTAATTATTTCCCAAAGGAGAACCCGTATGAATAATTATACATTTAAAGATTTTTTACCCCTTATTATCATTTTCTCCGTAGTTATTGCATTGACAATTATTGCGCAAAGTTGGCGCGGCGATTTTAGCTGGATGAGCACAATGAACGATTTTATGGGCTTTTTCTTTATAGTTTTTGGAAGCTTCAAAGTAATCAATTTGCCTGGTTTTGTGGAAGCATATCAAACCTATGATATTGTTGCTAAGCAAAGTATTTTATATGCCTATCTTTATCCATTTATTGAACTTGGTCTCGGCCTTGCTTACTTGTATAGATTATATCCAATAGCAACTAACGTTATTACATTAATCGTTATGCTGGTAAGCAGTATTGGCGTATTTCAAAAATTACTGGAAAGAGAGCAAATTGTCTGCGCATGCTTAGGTGCTGTATTTAAAATTCCTATGACATGGGTAACGCTCACTGAAGATTTATTAATGGCAGGTATGGCATTTGCAATGTTATTAATGAGGTAAAAAACTTCAAAAAAACATCTATTGTCCTTATTTTGTGCAATTTGCTACAATAAAAGAGGTCAAATTAATTTAAAATCACCTCATAAAGTGAATATTATGTACCGATTATATTATCTTTTCACTCATATGTTAATGTTGTTGTTTCTTGCTATAAATTTAGACACATATTCATCCGAAAAATGTATGATCCTTGATAATATTAAATATTTCACCAAAAGAACCGTCATAATTAATGAAGATTCGCAATCACATCTTACCAAAAATTTACGCTATCTATTAGGCGAAATTGCAATGTACAATATTGATCAATTTTTTCAATTTCAAATGGTACCAAAAACAATAATAATTAAGAGAAAAAATAACGAGAATCAAGAAATA includes these proteins:
- a CDS encoding MauE/DoxX family redox-associated membrane protein translates to MNNYTFKDFLPLIIIFSVVIALTIIAQSWRGDFSWMSTMNDFMGFFFIVFGSFKVINLPGFVEAYQTYDIVAKQSILYAYLYPFIELGLGLAYLYRLYPIATNVITLIVMLVSSIGVFQKLLEREQIVCACLGAVFKIPMTWVTLTEDLLMAGMAFAMLLMR